The genomic DNA GGGACAGAAAATGGCCTGGAAAGACCTGTTGACGCCCGCGCAGCAGGCGGCATTTGAAAAGAAATATAAGAAACATGCCGATCATTTTACCTTGCAACCGGCCTGAGCCGGTCACCGGCAGTGGGATTCGAGTGGCAAGCTTTTTAATTTGCAAAAATCAGCGACCCCCTCATGAGCAAGCTGGATCTTGAAGCCGTTTATCCTCTCTCCCCGATGCAGCACGGCATGCTGTTTCACAGCCTGTATGCGCCGGAGAGCGGGGTGTACATCGAACAGTTGAGTTGCACCCTGCTCGGCGATCTGCACCCCACCGCCTTCGTGCAGGCGTGGCAACAGGTGATGGATCGCCAGCCGGTTTTGCGCACCGCCTTTGCCTGGAAAAGCACGGAAAAGCCGATGCAAGTCGTGCATCGCCGCCTGCCCGTGCCCTTCACCCAGCTTGACTGGCGCGACCTGCCGGCCGCGCAACAAAGCGCGCAGTTCGAAGCTTTTTTGCAGGCCGATCGCGGCCGCGGGTTCGATCTCGCCCGCGCGCCCCTGATGCGCCTCACGCTGCTGCGCCTCGACACCGAAGTCTACAAACTGGTGTGGACGCACCACCATCTCCTGTTCGACGGCTGGTCGATGCCGATTCTTTTCAAAGAGGTGCTCACTTTTTACGAGGCGCTGCGAAGCGGTCGCACCGCCATCTTGCCACCGGCGCGGCCCTTTCGTGACTACATCACCTGGCTCAATCAACAGGATTTGTCCGCGGCCGGGAAATTCTGGCGTCACACCCTGCAGGGCTTCACCGCGCCCACCCCGCTGGTGGTGGATCGTGCCCGCCCGACCGCTGCCATGAACGGGGAGAGCGACTATCGCAAGGAGAGCTTGTTGCTGTCCGACGAGCTTTCCCGGCAACTGCAGGCGCTCGCCCGGCAGCATCAGCTCACGCTGAACACTCTGCTGCAGGCCGCGTGGGCGCTGGTGTTGCATCGTTACAGCGGTGAAGCCGACATCGTCTTCGGCACGACGGTTTCCGGCCGGCCGACAGAGATCGCCGGCGTGGAAAACATGGTGGGGCTCTTCATCAATACCCTGCCGCTGCGCGTGCGACTGGCTTCCGATCCCCCGGTGCTGGCGCTGCTCGGGCAGATTCAACATCACGCCGCGGAAATGCGGCAATTCGAATACAGCCCGCTGGTGCAGGTGCAAAGCTGGAGCGAGGTGCCGGCCGGCACCCCGCTGTTCGACAGTATTTTGGTCTTCGAAAATTATCCCGCCGACACCGCGCTCGCCCGCCGGCGCGAAGACGGCGGCCTGGCGATTCAGGACATCCGTTCCTTCGAGCGCACCAACTACCCGCTCACCTTTGTCTCCGGTCCGCGGCGGCCGATGGCACTGGAGCTTGCCTATGACGCACGCCGCTTCGACCGCGACACGATTCAGCGCCTGCTGGGGCATGTGCAGATGCTGCTGCACGGCATGGCTGCCGATCCGCGGCAACCAATCTCCCGCCTGCCGCTGCTCACGCCACCGGAAACGCATCGTCTGCTGATCGAATGGAACGACACCGCGGCAGACAGTCGCATTGACCAATGCATTCACCAATGGTTCGAATGCGAAGTCGAAAAACATCCCGGGGCGGTGGCGGTGGAATTCGAGGGGGCGCGGCTGACGTATCGTGAGCTCAACCAGCGCGCCAATCAGCTCGCCCGCCATTTGCGCCAGCTCGGTGTCGGCCCCGAAACGTTGGTGGCCTTGTGCTTCGAGCGTTCGCTGGAGATGGTAATCGCCATGCTCGGCATTCTCAAAGCCGGTGGCGCCTTCGTGCCCATCGATCCCAACTATCCGGCCGAACGGGTGAAGTTCATGCTGGCGGATGCCCGGCCGGCGGTGTTGCTGACGCAAAAACATCTGGCGGAAAAGCTGCCGGCCACCACAGCGCAGGTGATTGGCCTCGAGGCAGAATGGGAAAAGATCGCCCGGCAGCCGGCAACGAATTTGAGCAATGCCACCCATCCCGGGAATTTGGCCTATGTGATCTACACCTCCGGTTCCACCGGCCGGCCCAAAGGGGTGTTGTTGCACCATCGCGGTTTGCACAATTTGGTGCAGGCCCAAATCCGGGATTGGGGATTCGATGAAAAGAGCCGGGTGTTGCAATTTGCCTCGCTCAGCTTCGATGCCGCAGTTTCGGAAATTTTTTGCGCTTTGTTGAGCGGCGGTCTGCTCTATGTGACCCGGCAGGAGACGTTGATGTCACTCACCGATTTGCATCGCTGCCTGCAGGAGCAACATCTCAGCGCGGTCACGCTGCCGCCCTCGGTGCTGGCAATGCTGTCCCATGAGAATCTCCCGGCTCTTCGCACGGTGATTTCCGCGGGCGAACCCTGCACCTGGGAGCTTGCCGCACGCTGGTCCGCCGGCCGGCAGTTGTTCAATGCCTATGGTCCCACCGAGGGCACCATTGCCGCCTGCTGGCAACTGGTCGAGGGCCGGGAAGCAGACCGCGACACCGTGCCGATCGGCCGGCCCTTTGCCAATGTCCAGCTTTATGTGCTGGATGCCCGCTTGCGGCCGGTGCCCATCGGCGTGCCGGGCGAGCTGCACATCGGCGGCGCCGGAGTGGCGCGCGGCTATCTCAATCGTCCGGATTTGACGGCGGAGAAATTCATTCCCCATCCCTTCAGCCGGGAGCTGGGCGCGCGACTCTACAAATCCGGCGATCTCGCGCGCTGGCGGCCCGACGGCCGGCTCGAATTTCTCGGCCGCCTCGATCAGCAGGTGAAAGTGCGCGGCTTCCGCATTGAGCCGGGCGAAATCGAGGCGTGTTTGAAGCAACATCCGGCGGTGCGCGAGGCGGTGGTGGTGGCGCGCGCAGAGGCTCCCAATGAGCGCCAGTTGGTGGCTTATCTCGTGCCGCAGGCCGGCCATGCCCTCCATCCCGGCGAGCTGCAGAATTTCCTGCAAACCCATCTGCCCGGCTATATGGTGCCCGCGGCTTTTGTGGCACTGGAGAGCATGCCGCTGCTGCCCAACGGCAAGATCGACCGCCGCCGTCTGCCGGCGCCGGAGGGAAGCCGTCTGGTCTCGGACAAGGAATTTCTCGCGCCGCGCACCGTCACGGAGGAATTGCTGGCGACGCTGTGGCAAAGCCTGCTGCGTGTGCCGCGCGTGGGCGGGCATGACAGTTTCTTCGAACTCGGCGGCCACTCGCTGCTGGCCACGCAACTGGTCTCCCGCATCCGCGAGGCCTTTCATGTCGAATTGCCGATTCGACGGCTCTTCGAGTTGCGCACTCTTGCCGCGCTCGCTGTGGAAATCGACCGCTTGCGCAACGACGCAGCGGCCACCGTCGCGGCTCCGCCTTTGCAACCGGTTGCGCGCAGTGGCGAGCTGCCGCTCTCCTTCGCGCAACAGCGGCTGTGGTTTTTGGATCAGCTCCAACCCGGTGCCGCGTTCTACAACATTCCCGTGGCGCTGCGTCTGCATGGCCGGCTCGACACGGCGGCGCTGGAGAAAAGCCTGCAGCGGGTCATTGCGCGTCACGAATCTTTGCGCACCACGTTTGCCAGCCGCGATGGCCGGCCGGTGCAGGTGATTGCACCGACGCTGCAGTTCCGTCTGCCCTTGATCGCTTTGGAAAATTGGCCGGAAAGCGCGCGCGCCGCGGAGGTGCTGCGCCTGTCGCGGGAAGAGGCGCTGCAACCCTTCGATCTCGTTCACGGTCCGCTGCTGCGCGCCCGCCTGCTGCGCCTTGCCGCCGAAGAGCATGTGCTGCTGCTCACCCTGCATCACATCATCGCCGACGGCTGGTCGATGGGCGTGCTGGTGCGGGAGGTCGCGCAGACTTACACCGCCGCACTCGCCGGCAAAGAACCCGGCCTGCCCGAACTGCCGATTCAGTATGCCGACTACGCCGCGTGGCAGCGGCAGTGGCTCAGCGGTGAAGTTTTACAAAAGCAACTGGCCTTCTGGAAGGAACAGTTGGCCGGACACACCGAAGTTTTGGAACTGCCCACCGACCGGCCGCGGCCCCCGCTGCAAACTTTCCACGGTGCCGTCGAAAAGGTGACGTTCGCGCCGGAGCTGCTGCACAGCCTGCAGACACTCAGTCAGCGCGAGGGCGTGACGCTGTTCATGACCCTGCTGGCGGCGTTTCAGACTTTGCTGCACCGCTACACCGGCCAGCCGGACATTCTCGTCGGCTCGCCGATCGCCAACCGCACCCGCGCCGAAACCGAAAATCTCATCGGCTTCTTCGTCAA from candidate division KSB1 bacterium includes the following:
- a CDS encoding amino acid adenylation domain-containing protein, with amino-acid sequence MSKLDLEAVYPLSPMQHGMLFHSLYAPESGVYIEQLSCTLLGDLHPTAFVQAWQQVMDRQPVLRTAFAWKSTEKPMQVVHRRLPVPFTQLDWRDLPAAQQSAQFEAFLQADRGRGFDLARAPLMRLTLLRLDTEVYKLVWTHHHLLFDGWSMPILFKEVLTFYEALRSGRTAILPPARPFRDYITWLNQQDLSAAGKFWRHTLQGFTAPTPLVVDRARPTAAMNGESDYRKESLLLSDELSRQLQALARQHQLTLNTLLQAAWALVLHRYSGEADIVFGTTVSGRPTEIAGVENMVGLFINTLPLRVRLASDPPVLALLGQIQHHAAEMRQFEYSPLVQVQSWSEVPAGTPLFDSILVFENYPADTALARRREDGGLAIQDIRSFERTNYPLTFVSGPRRPMALELAYDARRFDRDTIQRLLGHVQMLLHGMAADPRQPISRLPLLTPPETHRLLIEWNDTAADSRIDQCIHQWFECEVEKHPGAVAVEFEGARLTYRELNQRANQLARHLRQLGVGPETLVALCFERSLEMVIAMLGILKAGGAFVPIDPNYPAERVKFMLADARPAVLLTQKHLAEKLPATTAQVIGLEAEWEKIARQPATNLSNATHPGNLAYVIYTSGSTGRPKGVLLHHRGLHNLVQAQIRDWGFDEKSRVLQFASLSFDAAVSEIFCALLSGGLLYVTRQETLMSLTDLHRCLQEQHLSAVTLPPSVLAMLSHENLPALRTVISAGEPCTWELAARWSAGRQLFNAYGPTEGTIAACWQLVEGREADRDTVPIGRPFANVQLYVLDARLRPVPIGVPGELHIGGAGVARGYLNRPDLTAEKFIPHPFSRELGARLYKSGDLARWRPDGRLEFLGRLDQQVKVRGFRIEPGEIEACLKQHPAVREAVVVARAEAPNERQLVAYLVPQAGHALHPGELQNFLQTHLPGYMVPAAFVALESMPLLPNGKIDRRRLPAPEGSRLVSDKEFLAPRTVTEELLATLWQSLLRVPRVGGHDSFFELGGHSLLATQLVSRIREAFHVELPIRRLFELRTLAALAVEIDRLRNDAAATVAAPPLQPVARSGELPLSFAQQRLWFLDQLQPGAAFYNIPVALRLHGRLDTAALEKSLQRVIARHESLRTTFASRDGRPVQVIAPTLQFRLPLIALENWPESARAAEVLRLSREEALQPFDLVHGPLLRARLLRLAAEEHVLLLTLHHIIADGWSMGVLVREVAQTYTAALAGKEPGLPELPIQYADYAAWQRQWLSGEVLQKQLAFWKEQLAGHTEVLELPTDRPRPPLQTFHGAVEKVTFAPELLHSLQTLSQREGVTLFMTLLAAFQTLLHRYTGQPDILVGSPIANRTRAETENLIGFFVNTLVLRADFSGNPTFRELLRQVRERCLGAYAHQDLPFEKLVEELQPVRDLSRSPLFQVAFILQNAPMQKLELPGLTLSPLETAATTAKYDLTLTMAEGQDGLHAWAEYNTDLFNAETITRLLGHFETLLQGIAREAEQRVSYLPLLPA